One segment of Labrus mixtus chromosome 10, fLabMix1.1, whole genome shotgun sequence DNA contains the following:
- the lingo2 gene encoding leucine-rich repeat and immunoglobulin-like domain-containing nogo receptor-interacting protein 2: MIDCMSKVMLHAVVSCWQPFLGLALVAVFVGSTLGCPSRCECSAQTKAVVCHRKRMPTIPDGVPTETRILDLSKNKLTMINPDDFINFPGLEELDLSGNIISYVEPGAFNALYTMHSLSLKSNRIKLIPLGVFTGLTNLTRLDISDNKIVILLDYMFQDLHNLKFLEVGDNDLVYLSHRAFSGLLSLEMLTLERCNLTVVPTEALSHLHNLVSLHLRYLSISTLHPYSFKKLFRLRHLEIDNWPSLDHVPANTLHGLNLTTLSITHTNLSSFPYQAMKHLPYLTHLNLSFNRIRHIEGGMLMELVRLQELHLVGAQLTAIEPYAFQGLRGLKVLNVSHNRLDTLEKGVFQSPEALEVLLIDNNPLVCDCRLMWILQKRHSIFFGESQPECSTPEGIRGRPFKEFKETLLSYYVTCTKPKIRENKTQTITVDEGQQAMLRCSAEGTPRPVVSWLSPRRRVLTSRNHGRVTVHNNGTLEIKSAEVQDSGVYLCLASNTAGNDTLMTSLAVKSLGMLYANRTQYYIDPSNTTANGTTGVTLGLDLKTILVSTAMGCFTFLGVVLFCFLLLFVWSRGKGKHKNNIDVEYVPRSKSNGTNVDSAEGQAGPRRFNMKMM, translated from the coding sequence ATGATCGACTGTATGAGCAAAGTCATGCTGCACGCGGTCGTCTCATGCTGGCAACCATTCCTGGGACTGGCCCTCGTGGCTGTCTTTGTGGGTTCCACCCTGGGATGTCCCTCCCGCTGCGAGTGTTCGGCGCAGACCAAGGCAGTCGTCTGTCACCGCAAGCGCATGCCCACCATCCCGGACGGCGTCCCGACGGAGACCAGGATCCTGGACCTGAGTAAGAACAAGCTGACAATGATCAACCCTGATGACTTTATTAACTTTCCTGGGCTCGAGGAACTTGACCTCAGTGGAAATATAATCAGTTATGTTGAACCTGGAGCTTTCAACGCCCTGTACACCATGCACTCGCTCAGTCTTAAGAGCAATCGCATCAAGCTCATTCCTCTGGGCGTCTTTACAGGCTTAACAAATCTGACCCGACTGGATATAAGTGACAACAAGATCGTTATCCTCCTGGATTACATGTTTCAGGACCTGCACAATCTAAAGTTTTTGGAAGTTGGAGACAACGATCTGGTTTATCTTTCTCACCGTGCGTTCAGTGGACTATTGAGCCTGGAGATGCTAACCTTAGAGAGGTGCAACCTCACAGTTGTACCCACTGAGGCCCTTTCCCACCTGCACAACCTGGTCAGCCTCCATCTACGATACCTCAGCATCAGCACTTTGCATCCCTACTCATTCAAAAAGTTGTTCCGGCTTCGGCACCTAGAAATCGATAATTGGCCCTCACTTGATCACGTGCCAGCCAACACCCTGCATGGCCTCAACCTGACCACCTTGTCTATAACCCACACTAACTTGTCCTCCTTCCCATACCAAGCCATGAAGCACCTGCCCTACCTGACACACCTCAACCTGTCCTTCAACCGCATCCGGCACATTGAAGGGGGTATGCTAATGGAACTAGTTCGGCTACAGGAGCTCCATCTGGTTGGAGCTCAGCTCACCGCCATTGAACCGTACGCCTTCCAGGGTCTTCGGGGACTCAAAGTCCTCAATGTCTCTCACAACCGACTGGATACACTGGAGAAGGGCGTGTTTCAGTCTCCCGAGGCTCTGGAGGTTCTTCTGATTGACAACAACCCCCTGGTGTGCGACTGTCGTCTCATGTGGATCCTACAGAAAAGGCATTCCATCTTCTTTGGGGAGTCGCAGCCAGAGTGCAGCACACCTGAGGGTATTCGTGGTAGACCTTTTAAGGAGTTCAAGGAGACCCTCCTGTCTTACTACGTGACGTGCACAAAGCCAAAAATACGCGAGAATAAGACACAAACAATCACTGTGGATGAGGGCCAGCAGGCGATGTTGCGTTGCAGTGCTGAGGGGACACCGAGGCCTGTCGTGTCCTGGCTGTCACCTCGTCGAAGAGTCTTGACAAGTAGGAACCACGGTCGAGTTACTGTCCACAACAATGGCACACTGGAGATCAAGTCGGCAGAGGTACAAGACAGCGGAGTGTATCTTTGTCTTGCCTCCAACACTGCTGGGAACGACACCCTGATGACTTCACTGGCGGTTAAAAGTCTGGGAATGCTGTACGCCAACAGGACCCAGTACTACATAGATCCCAGTAATACCACTGCCAATGGGACGACCGGTGTGACCCTCGGTTTAGACCTAAAGACTATTTTAGTGTCAACAGCTATGGGTTGTTTCACCTTCCTGGGAGtggtcttgttttgtttcttgctCCTTTTCGTCTGGAGCAGAGGCAAAGGGaagcataaaaacaacatagATGTTGAATATGTGCCTCGGTCAAAGTCCAACGGCACTAATGTTGACTCTGCAGAGGGGCAAGCTGGACCCCGTCGTTTTAACATGAAAATGAtgtga